A window of the Labeo rohita strain BAU-BD-2019 chromosome 1, IGBB_LRoh.1.0, whole genome shotgun sequence genome harbors these coding sequences:
- the prozb gene encoding protein Z, vitamin K-dependent plasma glycoprotein b isoform X2, with protein sequence MESLICRLLFFTLIAHHVWSADQHAVFRSRRRANALLLRSRRANTFLLEEILQGNLERECFEERCNKEEARECFENDQKTNEFWNKYYDGDQCRSNPCKHGGTCKDGIGGYTCTCAEAYSGSDCQTDKSQCPSAGPLACEHFCKLTTGSYRCFCARGYTLHSDGRSCSPQVQNPCGTTETSSFCPDGGCSWEVKFVNASGDVECHGAVLGRKSVLTSAACMSALKDLYVTVVGRHSSAALRISSWTPHKRYASGPEDNLAFLELMEPFPQNMSVVPLCLPEKDFSENILMKDGREGVVTGGAKRSYLSLDDCRDSLNLTFLMTNKMFCMQKPQSEISARTKLKRCDVRSGSPVATVEGKTAFLTGVSLSAGRCEDGMVFTKLSRYLHWLRPLLHAAEKEQQQR encoded by the exons ATGGAATCGCTCATTTGTCGTCTGCTGTTCTTCACGCTGATCGCCCATCATGTGTGGTCTGCTGATCAACATGCCG TGTTTCGGTCTCGGCGGCGGGCCAACGCGCTGCTGCTGCGCTCCAGACGGGCCAACACGTTCCTGCTGGAGGAGATCCTGCAGGGGAATCTGGAGCGCGAGTGCTTCGAGGAGAGATGCAATAAAGAGGAGGCCAGAGAATGCTTCGAGAACGACCAGAAGACA AATGAGTTCTGGAATAAATACTACG ACGGAGATCAGTGTCGCTCGAACCCGTGTAAACACGGCGGCACGTGCAAGGACGGGATCGGCGGTTACACCTGCACGTGCGCGGAGGCGTACAGCGGCAGCGACTGTCAAACCG ATAAATCCCAGTGTCCGTCTGCCGGGCCTTTAGCGTGCGAGCACTTCTGCAAACTGACGACGGGCTCGTATCGCTGCTTCTGCGCACGGGGATACACGCTTCACAGCGACGGCAGGAGCTGCTCGCCTCAAG TTCAGAACCCGTGTGGGACGACGGAGACGTCCAGCTTCTGTCCTGATGGAGGCTGCTCATGGGAG GTGAAGTTCGTGAACGCCAGCGGTGATGTCGAGTGTCACGGTGCGGTTCTGGGCCGCAAGTCTGTGCTGACGTCGGCCGCGTGTATGTCTGCGCTCAAGGACCTGTACGTCACCGTCG TGGGCCGTCACTCGAGCGCAGCGCTGCGTATCTCCAGCTGGACGCCTCACAAGCGCTACGCGTCCGGTCCGGAGGACAACCTGGCCTTCCTAGAGCTGATGGAGCCCTTCCCACAGAACATGTCGGTCGTCCCGCTCTGTCTGCCGGAGAAGGACTTCAGCGAGAACATCCTGATGAAGGACGGCCGAGAGGGCGTGGTCACGGGCGGAGCCAAACGCTCTTACCTCTCATTGGACGACTGTCGTGACTCTCTCAACCTCACCTTCCTGATGACCAATAAGATGTTCTGCATGCAGAAGCCGCAGTCTGAGATTTCCGCCCGGACCAAACTGAAGCGGTGTGACGTGAGGTCCGGGAGTCCCGTCGCGACGGTGGAGGGAAAGACGGCGTTCCTGACGGGCGTTTCTCTGTCCGCCGGACGCTGCGAAGACGGAATGGTGTTCACCAAACTGTCCCGATACCTGCACTGGCTGCGACCGCTGCTGCACGCCGCCGAGAAAGAACAACAACAGCGATGA
- the f7 gene encoding coagulation factor VII: MCLLSSFYVLLGLYSCHSATVFVGKDEAHGVLIRTKRANAGWFEELKMGNLERECLEEKCSYEEAREVFEHTEATNEFWKNYNVQDLCGSNPCVNNGLCTTQNAETYTCLCSPGFSGRNCEQVIKVVPDSCLHDNGGCEHFCVEDGAQRNCSCADGYFLGSDGQSCVTHEAFPCGKIPLLQAGDAAANPQADVRSRIVGGSECTKGHCPWQVLLKYGQKGFCGGVIYKATWILTAAHCLEKLSVRFLKIVAGEHNIDVDEGTEQVIQVEQMLMHPNYVSETSDNDIALLRLRKPIVYSTYVVPVCLPLRDMAERELWAVSKHMVSGWGKRSEDGPTSRVLRLLHVPRIRTQECVESSNVTLTSNMFCAGYIEGKQDSCKGDSGGPLVTRYRNTTFLLGIVSWGRGCARPGSYGIYTRVSNYLQWILQETANYTATTQ; encoded by the exons ATGTGTCTCCTGTCAAGCTTTTATGTCCTCTTGGGTCTTTACAGCTGTCATTCAGCTACAG TGTTTGTGGGGAAGGACGAGGCTCATGGGGTTTTGATCCGGACCAAACGGGCAAACGCTGGCTGGTTTGAGGAGCTGAAGATGGGTAATCTGGAAAGGGAGTGTCTGGAGGAGAAGTGTTCATATGAGGAGGCGCGGGAGGTGTTTGAACACACGGAGGCCACC AATGAGTTCTGGAAGAACTACAATG TTCAAGATCTTTGTGGATCAAATCCATGTGTGAATAACGGGCTCTGCACGACTCAGAACGCAGAAACCTACACGTGTCTGTGTTCGCCGGGATTCAGCGGACGCAACTGTGAGCAGG TGATTAAAGTGGTTCCGGACTCCTGCCTGCATGATAACGGCGGCTGCGAGCACTTCTGCGTGGAGGACGGCGCTCAGCGTAACTGTTCCTGTGCGGACGGATATTTCCTAGGGTCAGACGGTCAGAGCTGCGTGACACACG AGGCTTTTCCGTGTGGGAAGATTCCTCTTCTTCAGGCTGGAGACGCTGCTGCGAATCCTCAGGCCGATGTGAGGTCTCGTATCGTTGGTGGAAGCGAATGTACTAAAGGTCACTGTCCCTGGCAG GTGCTGCTGAAGTACGGTCAGAAGGGTTTCTGTGGAGGTGTGATCTACAAAGCCACCTGGATCCTCACAGCCGCCCACTGCTTGGAAAAACTCAGTGTCAGGTTCCTGAAGATCGTCGCAG GTGAGCATAACATCGACGTGGACGAAGGCACAGAGCAGGTCATCCAGGTGGAGCAGATGCTCATGCACCCGAACTACGTGTCCGAGACCTCAGACAACGACATCGCTCTGCTGCGTCTGCGCAAGCCCATCGTCTACAGCACGTACGTCGTTCCCGTCTGCCTGCCGCTGCGAGACATGGCCGAGCGAGAGCTGTGGGCCGTCAGCAAGCACATGGTGAGCGGCTGGGGCAAACGCAGCGAGGACGGGCCCACGTCACGCGTGCTGCGCCTCCTGCACGTGCCCCGCATCCGCACGCAGGAGTGCGTCGAGAGCAGCAACGTGACGCTCACCAGCAACATGTTCTGCGCCGGATACATCGAGGGCAAGCAGGACTCGTGTAAAGGGGACAGCGGCGGACCGCTGGTGACCCGCTACAGGAACACCACCTTCCTGCTGGGCATCGTGAGCTGGGGGAGAGGCTGCGCCCGCCCGGGGTCCTACGGCATCTACACGCGTGTCTCCAACTACCTGCAGTGGATCCTCCAAGAAACGGCCAATTACACGGCTACAACACAATGA
- the f10 gene encoding coagulation factor X, which translates to MSWVFWNFLCLFLIHCVSAEVFLNTRDASQVLSRRRRANTMFEELKKGNMERECIEERCSYEEAREIFEDVKKTEEFWHVYVDGDACLSHPCLNGGECKDAVGPYTCYCQQGFRGYNCEIVIPALCESENGGCDHFCRVEKNNVACSCAKGYQLAANGKSCQSQDPFKCGAVYPPKTRSLLSTLHINNTKNEEEEETQAETTVEPVVVTTKPPVNESGSIFGLVEQESVDLMEEEPILPVSSGGGQRIVNGVACSPGDCPWQALLINEDNIGFCGGTILNEYFVLSAAHCMNQSLSTRVVVGEYNTLANDGHEATHDVDEILIHKNYVSDTYHNDIALIKLSNPIKFTKFIIPACLPEREFAERVLMLQEDGLVSGFGRVREGGLQSTILQKLTVPYVDRAKCIESSKFKISNRMFCAGYDQEERDACQGDSGGPHVTRYKSTWFVTGVVSWGEGCARKGKYGVYTQVSKYITWIHNAMSKVMPQMEASIKPKAKRELLQKTPVRRV; encoded by the exons ATGTCTTGGGTCTTCTGGAATTTTCTTTGCTTGTTTCTAATACACTGTGTGAGTGCTGAAG TCTTCCTAAACACTCGAGATGCCAGTCAGGTCCTGAGCCGGCGTCGGCGCGCCAACACCATGTTTGAGGAGCTGAAGAAGGGAAACATGGAGCGCGAGTGTATTGAGGAGCGCTGCAGTTATGAGGAGGCCAGAGAAATCTTTGAGGATGTTAAAAAGACG gAGGAGTTCTGGCACGTGTATGTCG ATGGAGACGCGTGTTTGTCCCACCCGTGTCTCAACGGCGGCGAGTGTAAAGATGCAGTCGGGCCGTACACGTGTTACTGTCAGCAAGGCTTTAGGGGCTACAACTGTGAGATCG TTATTCCTGCGCTCTGCGAGAGCGAAAACGGAGGCTGCGATCATTTCTGCAGGGTGGAGAAGAACAACGTGGCCTGTTCGTGCGCTAAAGGCTACCAGCTGGCCGCTAACGGGAAGTCGTGTCAGTCTCAAG ATCCTTTCAAATGTGGCGCCGTTTATCCTCCGAAGACCAGAAGCCTCTTAAGCACCTTACACATCAACAACACCAAGaatgaagaagaagaggagACACAAGCCGAGACCACCGTCGAGCCTGTCGTAGTCACCACGAAACCTCCCGTCAACGAGAGCGGCAGCATATTCGGCTTAGTCGAGCAGGAGAGCGTGGATCTGATGGAGGAAGAACCCATTCTGCCTGTATCCTCTGGGGGAGGCCAAAGAATCGTAAACGGTGTGGCTTGTTCTCCTGGAGATTGTCCGTGGCAG GCTCTTCTCATCAATGAGGACAACATCGGCTTCTGCGGCGGCACCATCTTAAACGAGTACTTCGTCCTGTCGGCCGCTCACTGCATGAACCAGTCGCTCTCCACCCGGGTGGTTGTAG GTGAGTACAACACGTTGGCCAACGATGGTCATGAGGCGACGCACGACGTGGACGAAATTCTGATTCACAAGAACTACGTTTCCGACACCTACCACAACGACATCGCCCTCATCAAGCTCAGCAATCCCATCAAATTCACCAAATTCATCATCCCCGCCTGCCTGCCGGAGCGCGAGTTCGCCGAGCGCGTGCTGATGCTGCAGGAGGACGGTTTGGTGAGCGGCTTCGGGCGCGTGCGCGAGGGAGGCCTCCAGTCCACCATCCTGCAGAAGCTGACGGTGCCGTACGTCGACCGCGCCAAATGCATCGAGTCCAGCAAGTTCAAAATCTCCAACCGCATGTTCTGCGCCGGATACGACCAGGAGGAGAGGGACGCGTGTCAGGGCGACAGCGGCGGGCCGCACGTGACGCGCTACAAAAGCACCTGGTTCGTGACGGGCGTGGTGAGCTGGGGTGAAGGATGCGCCCGGAAGGGCAAATACGGCGTCTACACGCAGGTCTCCAAATACATCACGTGGATCCATAACGCCATGTCCAAAGTCATGCCGCAGATGGAAGCGTCTATAAAACCCAAAGCAAAGCGGGAGCTGCTTCAGAAGACGCCCGTACGAAGAGTCTGA
- the f7i gene encoding coagulation factor VIIi produces MNTRAVVLVFVLICHGSDGVFLDKDDASSVLQRVRRANSGFLEEMKRGNLERECVEETCDYEEAREVFEDDTKTKQFWLSYSNKEPCLTNPCKNNGTCIYLANTYYCLCPEGFEGKYCEKGFEEMLKCQYVNGGCEQFCDDSGPRRTCSCAAGYELGADGMSCVTAVEYPCGKIPLQKNTVYSQKQFVGGIHCPRGHCPWQVLIDYNGESLCGAALLDDNWVVTAAHCVHHKDIKRLKVITGDHDLDVMDGSEEAYNVARVVIHENYDPVSLDSDLALLQLSEEAKRSAYAVPVCLPTPQLAQGELEAVRFHALSGWGKRTVGDNIHPSKGLEAPSSSTLQRQAVPLLPAAQCAAKSGVNVTANMFCAGYAEGGKESCRGHDGSPLVTRYDGTSFLTGVVSWGKGCDQPGYYGIYTKVANFLKWLETVMKTPVEQLNISRSPVEPTAHN; encoded by the exons ATGAACACTCGTGCTGTTGTGttggtgtttgtgctgatatgtcACGGATCCGACGGCG tgtttcttGATAAAGATGACGCCAGCTCGGTGCTGCAGCGCGTCAGACGCGCCAACTCCGGCTTCCTTGAGGAGATGAAGCGCGGGAATCTCGAGCGCGAGTGCGTCGAAGAAACCTGCGACTATGAGGAAGCGCGCGAAGTGTTCGAAGACGACACGAAGACG AAACAGTTTTGGTTGAGTTACTCTA aTAAGGAGCCCTGCTTGACCAATCCGTGCAAGAACAATGGCACATGCATCTATCTGGCCAACACCTACTACTGTCTGTGTCCGGAAGGCTTCGAGGGCAAATACTGTGAGAAGG GGTTTGAGGAGATGCTGAAGTGTCAGTATGTGAACGGAGGCTGCGAGCAGTTCTGTGACGATTCCGGACCCAGACGCACATGCAGCTGCGCCGCGGGATACGAACTGGGAGCTGATGGGATGTCATGTGTTACTGCAG TCGAATATCCATGCGGAAAGATTCCACTTCAGAAAAACACTGTTTACTCCCAAAAACAGTTTGTGGGTGGAATTCACTGTCCTAGAGGTCACTGTCCTTGGCAG GTGTTGATAGATTATAATGGTGAGAGTCTGTGCGGAGCGGCTCTTCTGGACGATAACTGGGTGGTAACCGCTGCACACTGCGTCCATCACAAGGACATAAAGCGTTTGAAGGTCATCACAG GTGATCATGACCTGGACGTGATGGACGGCTCGGAGGAGGCGTATAATGTCGCTCGTGTGGTCATCCATGAGAACTACGACCCCGTGTCACTCGATAGCGACCTGGCCCTCCTGCAGCTGAGCGAGGAAGCCAAGCGCTCCGCGTACGCCGTGCCCGTTTGCCTGCCGACGCCACAGCTGGCGCAGGGCGAGCTCGAGGCCGTCCGCTTCCACGCGCTCAGCGGATGGGGCAAGCGAACCGTAGGGGACAACATCCACCCGTCCAAAGGCCTCGAAGCCCCGTCGTCCTCCACACTGCAGCGGCAGGCCGTCCCCCTGTTGCCCGCAGCGCAGTGTGCAGCGAAGAGCGGCGTCAACGTCACCGCAAACATGTTCTGCGCGGGTTACGCCGAGGGCGGCAAGGAGTCCTGCAGGGGACACGACGGCAGTCCGCTCGTCACCCGCTACGATGGAACGTCCTTCCTGACGGGCGTCGTGTCGTGGGGTAAAGGCTGCGATCAGCCGGGGTACTATGGGATTTACACCAAAGTGGCCAACTTCTTGAAATGGCTTGAGACGGTTATGAAAACCCCCGTCGAGCAGCTGAATATCAGCAGGTCTCCAGTTGAGCCGACTGCTCACAATTAA
- the prozb gene encoding protein Z, vitamin K-dependent plasma glycoprotein b isoform X1, protein MESLICRLLFFTLIAHHVWSADQHAGERSAINLFRSRRRANALLLRSRRANTFLLEEILQGNLERECFEERCNKEEARECFENDQKTNEFWNKYYDGDQCRSNPCKHGGTCKDGIGGYTCTCAEAYSGSDCQTDKSQCPSAGPLACEHFCKLTTGSYRCFCARGYTLHSDGRSCSPQVQNPCGTTETSSFCPDGGCSWEVKFVNASGDVECHGAVLGRKSVLTSAACMSALKDLYVTVVGRHSSAALRISSWTPHKRYASGPEDNLAFLELMEPFPQNMSVVPLCLPEKDFSENILMKDGREGVVTGGAKRSYLSLDDCRDSLNLTFLMTNKMFCMQKPQSEISARTKLKRCDVRSGSPVATVEGKTAFLTGVSLSAGRCEDGMVFTKLSRYLHWLRPLLHAAEKEQQQR, encoded by the exons ATGGAATCGCTCATTTGTCGTCTGCTGTTCTTCACGCTGATCGCCCATCATGTGTGGTCTGCTGATCAACATGCCGGTGAGAGATCAGCTATCAACT TGTTTCGGTCTCGGCGGCGGGCCAACGCGCTGCTGCTGCGCTCCAGACGGGCCAACACGTTCCTGCTGGAGGAGATCCTGCAGGGGAATCTGGAGCGCGAGTGCTTCGAGGAGAGATGCAATAAAGAGGAGGCCAGAGAATGCTTCGAGAACGACCAGAAGACA AATGAGTTCTGGAATAAATACTACG ACGGAGATCAGTGTCGCTCGAACCCGTGTAAACACGGCGGCACGTGCAAGGACGGGATCGGCGGTTACACCTGCACGTGCGCGGAGGCGTACAGCGGCAGCGACTGTCAAACCG ATAAATCCCAGTGTCCGTCTGCCGGGCCTTTAGCGTGCGAGCACTTCTGCAAACTGACGACGGGCTCGTATCGCTGCTTCTGCGCACGGGGATACACGCTTCACAGCGACGGCAGGAGCTGCTCGCCTCAAG TTCAGAACCCGTGTGGGACGACGGAGACGTCCAGCTTCTGTCCTGATGGAGGCTGCTCATGGGAG GTGAAGTTCGTGAACGCCAGCGGTGATGTCGAGTGTCACGGTGCGGTTCTGGGCCGCAAGTCTGTGCTGACGTCGGCCGCGTGTATGTCTGCGCTCAAGGACCTGTACGTCACCGTCG TGGGCCGTCACTCGAGCGCAGCGCTGCGTATCTCCAGCTGGACGCCTCACAAGCGCTACGCGTCCGGTCCGGAGGACAACCTGGCCTTCCTAGAGCTGATGGAGCCCTTCCCACAGAACATGTCGGTCGTCCCGCTCTGTCTGCCGGAGAAGGACTTCAGCGAGAACATCCTGATGAAGGACGGCCGAGAGGGCGTGGTCACGGGCGGAGCCAAACGCTCTTACCTCTCATTGGACGACTGTCGTGACTCTCTCAACCTCACCTTCCTGATGACCAATAAGATGTTCTGCATGCAGAAGCCGCAGTCTGAGATTTCCGCCCGGACCAAACTGAAGCGGTGTGACGTGAGGTCCGGGAGTCCCGTCGCGACGGTGGAGGGAAAGACGGCGTTCCTGACGGGCGTTTCTCTGTCCGCCGGACGCTGCGAAGACGGAATGGTGTTCACCAAACTGTCCCGATACCTGCACTGGCTGCGACCGCTGCTGCACGCCGCCGAGAAAGAACAACAACAGCGATGA